In Carya illinoinensis cultivar Pawnee chromosome 9, C.illinoinensisPawnee_v1, whole genome shotgun sequence, the following are encoded in one genomic region:
- the LOC122276509 gene encoding stomatal closure-related actin-binding protein 3-like, translating into MTKISPEFEVTMEEEDVLEVSADVSFSSNRFPKYKLGADNQILEEPKEDNQGPSLKEVVEQESANLSEQHKRLSVRDLASKFDKNLTAAAKLSDEAKLREVASLEGHVLLKKLRDALEFLRGRLAGRNKEDVEKAISMVEALAVKLTQKEGELIQEKFEVKKLANFLKQASEDAKKLVSQEKSFACAEIESARAVVLRIGEALEEQENNSQASKKQDVEELVEEVQEARRIKLLHQPSKVMDMEHELRALRNQIREKSMFSIKLQKELAMSKRDEENKYRIYALEGSENLGSYLRIQPCSDKAPLLSKSSIQWFRLSSEGSWKEIISGANKSIYAPEPFDVGRTLQAEIVSNGQKLTVTTTGPIDPAAGLGSYVETLLRKTNTEFNVVISQMNGQDHASHSVHVFHVGKMRIKLCRGWITKARENYSSSMQLCGVRGDGNNAAKAMFWQSRKGLSFVLTFELERDRNAAIMLARKYALDCNVMLAGPDDQV; encoded by the exons ATGACAAAGATAAGCCCTGAATTTGAAGTGAcgatggaggaagaagacgttCTCGAGGTTTCAGCTGATGTGAGCTTTTCTTCTAATCGGTTTCCAAAGTATAAGTTAGGAGCTGACAATCAAATTTTGGAAGAGCCAAAGGAGGACAACCAGGGCCCATCCTTGAAGGAGGTTGTTGAACAGGAATCTGCCAATCTTTCAGAGCAGCACAAGCGTCTCTCAGTTCGAGATCTTGCTAGTAAATTTGACAAGAACTTGACTGCTGCTGCTAAGTTGTCTGATGAG GCAAAGCTTAGAGAAGTGGCTTCTTTGGAGGGACATGTTCTTTTGAAGAAACTTAGAGATGCATTGGAATTTCTGAGAGGCCGTTTGGCAGGAAGAAACAAGGAGGATGTGGAGAAAGCTATCTCTATG GTGGAAGCTTTAGCAGTTAAGTTGACTCAGAAAGAAGGAGAATTGATTCAAGAGAAGTTTGAAGTGAAAAAGCTAGCAAACTTCCTCAAGCAG GCTTCTGAAGATGCTAAAAAGTTGGTTAGCCAAGAGAAGTCTTTTGCTTGTGCTGAAATTGAGAGTGCAAGGGCTGTAGTGTTGAGAATTGGAGAGGCGcttgaagaacaagagaacAATTCGCAAGCTTCAAAAAAGCAG GATGTGGAGGAGCTGGTAGAGGAGGTTCAAGAGGCTAGAAGAATCAAATTGTTGCATCAGCCAAGCAAG GTGATGGATATGGAGCACGAGCTTCGTGCGCTAAGGAATCAAATTCGGGAGAAATCTATGTTTTCGATTAAGCTTCAGAAAGAG CTTGCAATGAGCAAGAGAGATGAAGAGAACAAATACCGCATATATGCCTTGGAAGGTTCTGAAAATCTAGGTTCCTATCTACGAATCCAGCCTTGCTCAGACAAGGCTCCACTGCTTTCAAAAAGCTCGATCCAGTGGTTCCGCTTGTCATCTGAAGGCAGCTGGAAGGAAATTATTTCAG GGGCCAACAAATCAATTTATGCTCCAGAGCCCTTTGATGTTGGGCGAACCTTGCAAGCTGAAATTGTTTCAAATGGCCAAAAACTCACAGTCACAACTACTGGTCCCATTGATCCAG CTGCAGGGCTTGGAAGCTATGTAGAGACACTTTTAAGAAAGACTAACACCGAATTCAAT GTAGTTATTTCTCAGATGAATGGACAAGATCACGCGTCACACTCagttcatgtatttcatgtGGGAAAGATGAGGATAAAGCTCTGTAGAGGATGGATCACAAAGGCTAGAGAAAATTATTCATCGTCAATGCAG CTTTGTGGAGTTAGAGGCGATGGTAATAATGCAGCCAAGGCAATGTTTTGGCAATCAAGGAAGGGCCTTTCGTTTGTTTTAACATTTGAATTGGAACGAGACAGGAATGCAGCAATTATGCTCGCCAGGAAATATGCTCTTGATTGCAAT GTGATGCTTGCTGGACCAGATGATCAAGTATAG
- the LOC122275169 gene encoding G2/mitotic-specific cyclin S13-7-like, with product MASRPIVPPQPRGEAVVGGGKQQKKNDAAEARNRRALGDIGNLGTIQGIEGKPNRPITRSFCAQLLANAQAAAAAENNKKQLCVNVDGAPLLLDGVAAGKRAVAPKPQKKAAVKPKPEEAVVISLDTKDDDAKAKQENPINKKKDGEEMLRKKAHAFTSVLTARSKASCGLTNKPKEQIVDIDAADACNDLAAVEYIEDIYKFYKLVENESRPSDYIDSQPDINESMRGILVDWLIDVHRKFELSLETLYLTVNIIDRFLAIKTVPRRELQLVGISAMLMASKYEEIWPPQVNDFVHLSDRAYTNEQILVMEKIILGKLEWTLTVPTPYVFLVRFIKASIPDQELENLVYFLGELGMMHYATIMYCPSMIAASAVYAARCTLKKIPAWNATLKLHTGFSEPQLMDCAKLLASLHSMAAKSRLQAVFRKYSKSERGAVALLSPAKALLSGGVRASTA from the exons ATGGCGTCAAGACCCATCGTTCCGCCACAGCCCAGAG GTGAGGCAGTAGTTGGAGGAGGTAAGCAGCAGAAGAAGAATGATGCAGCCGAAGCAAGAAACCGCAGAGCACTCGGTGATATTGGGAATCTGGGAACCATCCAAGGAATCGAGGGCAAACCAAATCGTCCCATCACAAG GAGTTTCTGTGCTCAACTGCTCGCAAATGCGCAAGCTGCAGCAGCTGCTGAAAATAACAAG AAACAGCTCTGTGTGAATGTTGATGGAGCTCCTCTTCTTCTTGATGGGGTTGCGGCAGGTAAACGAGCCGTGGCACCAAAGCCTCAGAAGAAAGCTGCTGTTAAGCCGAAGCCCGAAGAAGCCGTTGTCATAAGCCTGGATACGAAGGACGATGATGCTAAGGCTAAGCAAGAAAATCCTATCAACAAGAAAAAGGATGGAGAAGAAATGTTGAGGAAGAAAGCACATGCCTTTACTTCGGTCCTAACTGCTCGTAGCAAG GCTTCTTGTGGTTTAACTAACAAACCAAAGGAGCAGATCGTTGATATTGATGCTGCAGACGCTTGTAATGACTTGGCTGCTGTAGAATACATTGAGGACATCTACAAGTTCTATAAACTAGTTGAg AATGAGAGTCGCCCTTCTGATTATATAGACTCCCAGCCGGATATCAATGAAAGTATGAGAGGGATTCTGGTGGACTGGCTGATAGATGTTCATAGGAAGTTTGAACTGTCTCTAGAAACTCTTTATCTGACAGTCAATATAATTGATCGGTTCCTCGCAATTAAGACAGTGCCAAGGAGGGAATTGCAGTTGGTGGGCATCAGTGCGATGCTCATGGCCTCTAAGTACGAAGAAATATGGCCCCCTCAG GTCAATGACTTTGTACACCTTTCAGACAGAGCTTACACCAATGAACAGATTCTAGTCATGGAGAAAATCATATTGGGCAAGCTGGAATGGACCTTGACAGTGCCAACACCATACGTTTTCCTCGTTCGTTTCATCAAGGCATCGATTCCTGATCAAGAA CTGGAAAACTTGGTGTATTTTCTTGGTGAGTTGGGTATGATGCATTATGCAACCATAATGTATTGCCCATCAATGATTGCTGCCTCAGCAGTCTATGCCGCTCGTTGCACTCTAAAGAAGATCCCCGCTTGGAACGCCACCCTTAAGCTTCATACCGGCTTCTCCGAACCACAACTCATGGATTGTGCAAAACTGCTGGCGAGCCTCCACTCGATGGCTGCGAAAAGTAGGCTTCAGGCTGTGTTCAGAAAGTACTCAAAATCTGAAAGGGGAGCCGTGGCACTGCTTTCGCCGGCAAAAGCTCTCTTGTCTGGCGGTGTACGCGCATCCACGGCTTAA